The following coding sequences are from one Bacillota bacterium window:
- the rsmI gene encoding 16S rRNA (cytidine(1402)-2'-O)-methyltransferase, with product MGSKVPGQRTGSAGPVRPTADRWLDEPPSEELQRRAGAMAHTGSDGSERCSEGRAQPAGERVAPAGSGPREAGRPQVGVLYVCATPIGNLEDITIRALRVLREVDLVAAEDTRRTRKLLAHYGIPAKLMSYHEHNERSQAPRILGVLLSGQSVALVSDAGTPGVSDPGAHLIREAISGGIPVVPVPGPSAVVAALVVSGFCSDEFVFMGFLPRKGRERREALERIAQEKRVVVLYESPYRIARTLSDLAETVGEERRVAVARELTKVHEEVVRGPLSEVAARFDGKTVKGEVTVVLDAP from the coding sequence GTGGGATCGAAGGTGCCGGGTCAGCGCACCGGGTCAGCGGGACCCGTGCGGCCGACCGCAGACCGGTGGCTGGATGAGCCCCCGTCGGAAGAGCTCCAGAGGCGCGCGGGAGCAATGGCGCATACGGGGTCTGACGGGTCCGAGAGGTGTTCCGAGGGGCGTGCGCAGCCAGCGGGGGAGCGCGTGGCGCCCGCAGGATCAGGACCGCGCGAGGCAGGACGGCCCCAGGTTGGCGTTCTTTACGTTTGCGCCACCCCCATAGGCAATCTCGAGGACATAACCATCAGAGCGCTCAGAGTGTTGCGCGAGGTCGACCTGGTGGCGGCCGAGGACACTCGGCGCACGCGCAAGCTCTTGGCGCACTACGGTATACCGGCCAAGCTCATGAGCTACCACGAGCACAACGAGCGTTCACAGGCGCCGCGAATCCTCGGGGTCTTGCTGAGCGGACAAAGCGTTGCCCTCGTGTCCGACGCCGGGACGCCGGGGGTCTCGGACCCTGGCGCCCATCTCATCCGGGAGGCCATATCAGGCGGGATCCCGGTCGTGCCCGTCCCTGGGCCCTCGGCGGTGGTCGCGGCCCTCGTGGTATCTGGCTTCTGCTCCGACGAGTTCGTGTTCATGGGGTTTCTGCCGCGCAAGGGAAGAGAGCGGCGCGAGGCCTTAGAGAGGATCGCACAGGAAAAGAGGGTGGTCGTGCTCTACGAATCTCCATACAGGATAGCGCGGACACTCTCCGACCTTGCGGAGACCGTAGGAGAGGAGCGGAGAGTCGCGGTTGCCCGGGAACTCACCAAGGTCCACGAGGAGGTCGTGCGCGGCCCGCTGAGTGAAGTCGCAGCGCGCTTCGACGGGAAGACCGTGAAAGGCGAGGTCACCGTCGTGCTTGACGCGCCGTAG
- a CDS encoding cyclic-di-AMP receptor: MRLVIAVVQDQDASPLMDALVDQGFRATKLATTGGFLRQGNTTLLIGVEDGQVDAVVDVVKSVCHSRTQLIPPVSAVARSAESYVGQPLEVPVGGATIFVLDVDRFEKV; encoded by the coding sequence ATGAGGCTCGTGATAGCGGTGGTTCAGGACCAGGATGCGTCACCGCTCATGGACGCACTGGTGGATCAGGGCTTTCGAGCGACCAAGCTGGCCACGACAGGTGGGTTCCTGCGGCAGGGAAACACGACCCTCCTGATAGGGGTGGAGGACGGTCAGGTGGACGCGGTGGTGGACGTTGTCAAGTCCGTGTGCCACTCGAGGACCCAGCTCATCCCGCCCGTCTCGGCAGTCGCGCGCTCGGCCGAATCGTATGTTGGACAGCCCCTCGAGGTGCCGGTTGGCGGGGCGACCATCTTCGTTCTGGATGTAGACAGGTTCGAGAAGGTGTGA
- a CDS encoding AAA family ATPase, with amino-acid sequence MTRREITDNLDELLEVLPPRIREKLEQAGDTESLLEIVLDLGRQPEARFPGGRFVYLGEELVKREDIEFVTKRVGAFGHDNRAGIERTLHRISGIRNRYGEIVGLTCRIGRAVYGTIDIVRDVVELGKSILLLGRPGVGKTTLLREVARVLSDEFNKRVVVVDTSNEIAGDGDIPHPAIGRARRMQVPASARQADVMIEAVENHMPEVIVIDEIGTEAEAQAARTIAERGVQLVGTAHGNTLENLVLNPTLSDLVGGIQVVTLSDEEARKRGTQKTVLERKAPPTFDIVVEIKDRDSLAIHHDVARTVDLLLRGVEPRPEVRRRSGEGGIEVVQEDGLTELIAREDGLVPWETRREITDHRRGRAGSSPRGNAKVSEWRREAREVEETRRGTTLARPRATGTGVGAGAADASVVAGLAGIAEERSQKVIRLYPYAVSRNRLEQAIRATGLPVFVSKDLGQADMVLTLKGQYRKMPKTLREAERRGLPVHIIRSNTITQISNFLRNAFSADRDAIEASALREAEEALSKVVSMECPVELNPQNAYVRMLQHQLAERNQVKSTSIGEEPFRRVVYYLDQSRKEST; translated from the coding sequence GTGACGAGACGTGAGATAACTGATAACTTGGACGAGCTCTTGGAGGTGCTGCCTCCCAGGATTCGTGAGAAGCTGGAGCAGGCGGGAGATACCGAGAGCCTCCTCGAGATAGTCCTGGACCTCGGCAGGCAGCCCGAGGCTCGCTTTCCGGGTGGCAGGTTCGTGTACCTTGGTGAGGAGCTGGTGAAGCGAGAGGACATCGAGTTCGTCACGAAGCGTGTAGGCGCGTTCGGCCACGACAATCGCGCCGGCATCGAGCGCACTCTCCATCGCATATCCGGCATCCGCAACCGCTACGGTGAGATCGTCGGGCTCACCTGCCGCATCGGTCGAGCAGTCTACGGAACCATTGACATCGTGCGCGATGTCGTGGAGCTCGGAAAGAGCATACTGCTCCTGGGCCGGCCCGGAGTGGGCAAGACCACGCTCCTCCGCGAAGTGGCCAGGGTGTTGAGCGACGAATTCAACAAGCGCGTTGTCGTTGTGGACACCTCCAACGAGATCGCTGGGGACGGCGACATCCCTCACCCAGCCATCGGGCGGGCGAGGCGGATGCAGGTGCCGGCGTCGGCACGGCAAGCCGACGTGATGATCGAAGCTGTGGAGAACCACATGCCCGAGGTGATCGTCATAGACGAGATCGGCACGGAGGCCGAGGCGCAGGCCGCGCGGACCATCGCCGAGCGTGGCGTCCAGCTCGTCGGGACCGCTCACGGCAACACCCTAGAGAACCTCGTGCTCAACCCGACTTTGTCTGATCTCGTCGGAGGCATACAGGTCGTGACCTTGAGCGACGAGGAAGCGAGGAAGCGAGGCACTCAGAAGACCGTCCTCGAGCGCAAGGCTCCGCCCACGTTCGACATCGTGGTCGAGATCAAGGATCGGGACAGCCTGGCGATCCACCATGACGTCGCTCGGACTGTGGACCTGCTCCTGAGGGGCGTGGAGCCACGTCCCGAGGTCAGGCGCAGGTCTGGGGAGGGCGGCATAGAGGTCGTGCAGGAGGACGGCCTCACGGAGCTCATAGCTCGCGAGGACGGCCTCGTGCCATGGGAGACCCGCCGCGAAATCACCGATCATCGCCGCGGTCGCGCGGGCTCGAGCCCGCGCGGCAACGCGAAGGTGTCCGAATGGCGTCGGGAGGCACGCGAGGTCGAGGAGACTCGGCGCGGCACAACTCTCGCGCGACCCCGGGCAACGGGGACAGGGGTCGGGGCGGGGGCCGCGGACGCCTCGGTCGTGGCGGGCCTGGCAGGGATCGCGGAAGAGCGCTCCCAAAAGGTGATTCGGCTCTATCCATATGCCGTGAGCCGGAACCGACTGGAACAAGCCATCCGTGCGACGGGCCTTCCGGTCTTCGTCTCCAAGGACCTCGGTCAGGCGGACATGGTGCTGACCCTGAAAGGACAGTACCGCAAGATGCCGAAGACATTGCGAGAGGCTGAACGACGCGGACTTCCGGTCCACATAATACGGAGCAACACGATAACGCAGATATCGAACTTCCTGCGAAACGCGTTCAGCGCGGACCGAGACGCCATCGAAGCGAGCGCGCTCAGAGAGGCTGAGGAGGCCCTCTCGAAAGTCGTATCCATGGAATGCCCCGTTGAGCTCAATCCGCAGAATGCGTACGTGAGGATGCTCCAGCATCAGCTTGCCGAGCGCAACCAGGTGAAGTCGACGAGCATAGGAGAGGAGCCCTTCAGAAGAGTGGTCTACTACCTGGATCAGTCGCGTAAGGAGAGTACGTGA
- a CDS encoding PaaI family thioesterase, with amino-acid sequence MDFVDDGKCFACGRENPLGLKLDFRPDGEGRAVATFVPREEFQGFSGVLHGGIICTLLDEAMAWALILQGKIAVTVSLEVRFRRPVRVGAQVTVRGQIVRGGPKRYALRSEIIDSAGDLAAEAHGTFLVVSSVPRMPSEEGSSTRRRVDAT; translated from the coding sequence ATGGATTTCGTAGACGATGGAAAGTGCTTCGCGTGTGGGCGCGAGAACCCGCTCGGGTTGAAGCTCGACTTTCGACCCGACGGCGAAGGGCGCGCCGTAGCTACATTCGTTCCGAGAGAGGAGTTCCAGGGCTTCTCGGGCGTTCTCCATGGGGGAATCATCTGCACTCTGCTGGATGAAGCCATGGCGTGGGCGCTCATACTCCAGGGAAAGATCGCGGTCACCGTCAGTCTGGAGGTGAGATTCAGACGACCCGTCCGCGTGGGGGCACAAGTCACGGTGAGGGGACAGATCGTGAGAGGCGGCCCAAAGAGGTACGCTCTCAGGTCTGAGATAATAGACAGCGCGGGAGACCTCGCGGCCGAAGCGCACGGCACGTTCCTGGTCGTGTCGAGCGTGCCCCGCATGCCGAGCGAGGAAGGGTCATCCACGCGCCGGAGGGTCGACGCGACGTAG
- a CDS encoding tRNA 2-thiocytidine biosynthesis protein TtcA, with the protein MKDDRAGLGDEDHSLAHEDQGRQCARSLALSRSHTRRIWRAIVEFQMISEGDRILVGFSGGKDSAFLLYALAAIREYSPIEFALAAGHVDMGYGQQEEVEASERLAEFAGKLGVPYLKRATNIAKVAFGASHKENPCAICSHLRRGALNNLALENGFNKVALAHHRDDVVETLLMSILYSGQIHTFRPVTFLDRTGITVIRPLVYFREREVAGTIRRIGYDVPPNACPMEGASHRAKVKRLIRELTRENPIVYDNLFKAIHSDAIKDLWPPVATDQEMRDRHKAIFGKLRRVDPPARG; encoded by the coding sequence ATGAAAGACGATAGAGCCGGTCTGGGAGATGAGGATCACTCGCTTGCCCATGAGGACCAGGGACGGCAGTGCGCGCGGAGCCTTGCGCTCTCGCGCTCTCACACGCGCCGCATCTGGCGCGCAATCGTCGAGTTTCAGATGATATCCGAAGGCGATAGAATCCTCGTGGGTTTCTCCGGTGGCAAGGACAGCGCGTTCCTGCTCTATGCGCTTGCCGCAATCCGAGAGTACTCGCCTATTGAGTTCGCCCTAGCGGCCGGCCATGTCGACATGGGATACGGCCAGCAAGAGGAGGTTGAGGCGTCCGAACGGTTGGCCGAGTTCGCCGGGAAGTTGGGTGTGCCTTACCTCAAGAGAGCCACGAACATTGCCAAAGTGGCCTTCGGTGCCTCGCACAAGGAGAACCCTTGCGCCATCTGCTCTCATCTGCGCCGGGGCGCCCTGAACAACCTCGCCCTGGAGAACGGGTTCAACAAGGTCGCGCTTGCCCACCATCGCGATGACGTGGTGGAGACGCTCCTCATGAGCATCTTGTACTCGGGGCAGATCCACACTTTTCGCCCGGTCACCTTTCTTGATAGAACAGGCATCACTGTCATTCGACCGCTCGTATACTTCAGGGAACGTGAAGTTGCGGGCACCATCCGTCGAATCGGGTACGATGTGCCGCCGAACGCGTGTCCTATGGAGGGAGCGAGCCACAGAGCCAAGGTGAAGAGGCTCATTCGAGAGCTCACCCGGGAGAACCCGATCGTGTACGACAACCTCTTTAAGGCCATCCACTCCGACGCCATCAAGGACCTATGGCCTCCCGTGGCCACCGATCAGGAAATGCGCGACCGTCACAAGGCCATCTTCGGGAAACTACGTCGCGTCGACCCTCCGGCGCGTGGATGA
- a CDS encoding spore coat associated protein CotJA: MSDRDPNTSNTTNPPQGETAGYFGELARAYVVPQTYSRTWSPAEGLMKGTIFPELYRPYQPGMRP; this comes from the coding sequence ATGTCGGACAGAGATCCGAACACCTCGAATACGACTAACCCTCCGCAAGGGGAGACGGCGGGCTACTTCGGCGAGCTCGCCCGGGCGTACGTCGTTCCTCAAACGTACTCGCGCACCTGGAGTCCCGCCGAGGGTCTGATGAAAGGGACCATCTTCCCCGAGCTATACCGGCCTTATCAACCGGGGATGCGGCCATGA
- a CDS encoding tryptophanase gives MRKRSEYAEPFRIKVVEPITLTSRARREEVLREAGYNVFNIPSREVYIDLLTDSGTSAMSDNQWAGLMMGDEAYAGSRNFFHLQDTVREIFGFKFVLPTHQGRGAENILTTMLVKPGDRVLGNMHFDTTEGHIRLKGGEPVNLVIREGYETATRHPFKGNIDTERLKEEIRLHGKDRIPFINITVTCNGNGGQPVSMANIREVSGIAREHGIKVFFDAARFAENAYFIKEREEGYSHKTIAEISREMFSYGDGMTMSAKKDALANIGGLFATNDEDLYRKAGQWGIVYEGFLTYGGLAGRDLEAIARGLREVLDEAYLEDRVGQVAYLGDRLVEEGIPIIEPTGGHGVYVDAKRFLPHLPQSAFPAQAIVAQLYLEAGVRAVELGAAAFGRTDEKTGEQIFPRLELVRLAVPRRVYTDRHMDVVARALSAIGKRKHEIRGMRLVYEAPVLRHFTARFEPL, from the coding sequence GTGCGAAAGAGATCTGAGTACGCCGAACCGTTCCGCATAAAGGTGGTGGAGCCCATCACGCTCACGTCTCGAGCGAGGCGGGAGGAGGTGCTCCGCGAGGCCGGGTACAACGTCTTCAACATCCCTTCTCGGGAGGTGTACATCGACCTCCTCACGGACAGCGGCACTTCCGCCATGAGCGACAACCAGTGGGCGGGCCTCATGATGGGCGACGAGGCGTACGCCGGCAGCAGGAATTTCTTCCACCTTCAGGACACGGTGCGGGAGATATTCGGATTCAAGTTCGTGCTTCCGACTCACCAAGGGCGCGGCGCCGAGAACATCCTCACGACGATGCTTGTGAAGCCGGGGGATCGTGTGCTCGGTAACATGCACTTCGACACGACCGAGGGCCACATCCGTCTGAAGGGCGGCGAGCCGGTGAACCTCGTGATAAGGGAGGGTTACGAGACTGCGACGCGCCATCCTTTCAAAGGCAACATAGACACGGAGCGTCTGAAGGAAGAGATCCGGCTGCACGGCAAAGATCGCATCCCCTTCATCAACATAACGGTCACTTGCAACGGCAACGGCGGCCAGCCTGTCTCGATGGCCAACATCCGAGAAGTGAGCGGGATAGCGCGAGAACATGGGATCAAGGTCTTTTTCGACGCCGCGCGATTCGCGGAGAACGCGTACTTCATCAAGGAGCGCGAGGAAGGCTACTCTCACAAGACAATCGCGGAGATTTCCCGGGAAATGTTCTCGTACGGGGACGGCATGACCATGAGCGCGAAGAAGGACGCTCTCGCGAACATCGGAGGGCTGTTCGCCACGAACGACGAGGACCTCTATCGCAAGGCAGGTCAGTGGGGCATAGTGTACGAGGGTTTCCTGACGTACGGAGGGCTCGCGGGCAGGGACCTGGAGGCCATAGCGAGAGGACTGCGCGAGGTGCTCGACGAAGCGTATCTCGAGGATCGCGTTGGCCAGGTGGCGTACCTGGGAGACCGCCTCGTTGAGGAAGGGATCCCCATAATCGAGCCCACGGGAGGCCACGGCGTATACGTGGACGCCAAGAGGTTCTTGCCCCACCTTCCCCAAAGCGCGTTTCCGGCCCAGGCCATCGTCGCCCAGCTTTACCTCGAGGCGGGCGTGAGAGCGGTGGAGCTCGGCGCTGCAGCCTTCGGCCGCACCGACGAGAAGACAGGTGAGCAGATCTTCCCCCGACTCGAGCTGGTACGGCTCGCCGTTCCCAGGCGCGTGTACACCGACAGGCACATGGACGTCGTGGCGCGCGCCCTTTCGGCCATTGGGAAGCGGAAGCATGAGATACGCGGGATGAGGCTGGTGTACGAAGCGCCGGTGCTGAGACACTTCACCGCTCGATTCGAGCCGCTCTGA
- a CDS encoding manganese catalase family protein, protein MWIYEKKLEYPIRVSYTNPRLAKEIITQYGGPDGELAASLRYLTQRYTMPIPQAKATLTDIGTEELAHMEIVAALVYNLIKDATIQQIKAAGLDDYYADHDKALYFVNASGAPWVAAYIQSKGDPIADLHEDLAAEQKARATYEYLIQLSDDPDVTDALRFLREREVVHFQRFGETLNLVHDWMNSKKVF, encoded by the coding sequence ATGTGGATATATGAGAAGAAGCTCGAGTATCCCATCAGGGTATCGTACACCAACCCGAGGCTGGCCAAGGAGATCATCACCCAGTATGGAGGACCCGACGGCGAACTCGCCGCGTCCCTGCGCTACCTGACTCAGCGCTACACCATGCCCATACCCCAAGCCAAGGCGACGCTCACGGACATCGGTACCGAAGAGCTGGCTCACATGGAGATCGTGGCCGCCCTCGTGTACAACCTCATCAAGGACGCGACCATACAGCAGATCAAAGCTGCCGGCCTCGACGACTACTACGCCGACCACGACAAGGCCCTGTACTTCGTCAACGCTTCAGGAGCACCGTGGGTTGCGGCCTACATACAGTCCAAGGGCGACCCCATCGCGGACCTGCACGAGGACCTGGCAGCCGAGCAGAAGGCGAGAGCGACCTACGAGTATCTCATTCAGCTCTCGGATGATCCCGACGTCACGGATGCCCTGCGTTTCTTGAGAGAACGTGAGGTCGTGCACTTCCAGAGGTTCGGGGAGACACTGAACCTCGTGCACGACTGGATGAATTCGAAGAAGGTCTTCTAG
- a CDS encoding spore coat protein CotJB — protein sequence MDQRRRELLRIMELEFAAIELNLFLDTHPDETRALADYNAVAQELARAKAAYESRYGPLLNFGQSTSQGTWRWVEDPWPWEITFNR from the coding sequence ATGGACCAAAGACGTCGAGAGCTCCTACGTATCATGGAGCTGGAGTTCGCGGCCATAGAGCTCAACCTCTTCCTGGACACTCATCCGGATGAAACGCGTGCCCTTGCCGACTACAACGCCGTGGCCCAGGAGCTCGCGAGGGCGAAAGCGGCGTACGAGTCGCGCTACGGACCTCTCCTGAACTTCGGGCAGAGCACGAGCCAGGGCACGTGGCGCTGGGTGGAGGATCCGTGGCCGTGGGAGATCACCTTTAACAGGTAA
- a CDS encoding MFS transporter — protein MKTWEKLAYSFGALGSSVSAQAVQTYIVFFYADVLKVPIELIGYSMIAYGIWNAINDPLFGYLSDRTRTRWGRRIPYVAGGLIPLTLALIFLWMPPAAVVKDGHLSLFIYFTLMMFLFDGIYTLVILNWTALFPEMFPSLRDRAAVSMWRQVFGNLGLVVGIALAPMVYANLGWPAMGIIYGVVTALSIAISLLGSRETGPRAGEEPLNVFPALRHTVANKSFMTYVVPCMLIEFTFVLIMAIVPFYSKYALRIAEDQSSLLFGAVFLMVFVALAPWTRYTVKVGPKQAMSSAIALFAVALVPFGLARGLTMGIACGALLGLGLAGLMLLFDVLIADVIDEDEVRTGRRREGMYFGANALFIRLGVSAQALVMSQVLKASGYDPNLAAQPPSVETGVRFLTAGVPVIALVLAFLVLRMYPLHGDTLAMIKRELGSRRKDSMAGAEGGEAA, from the coding sequence GTGAAGACGTGGGAGAAGTTGGCGTACAGCTTCGGTGCCTTGGGCTCGAGCGTATCAGCTCAAGCGGTTCAGACTTACATCGTGTTCTTCTACGCTGACGTCCTGAAAGTCCCAATCGAACTCATAGGCTACAGCATGATCGCGTACGGGATCTGGAACGCCATAAACGATCCGCTTTTCGGGTATCTCTCCGACCGGACCCGCACGAGATGGGGACGACGGATTCCTTACGTCGCGGGCGGTCTCATCCCTCTCACGCTAGCGCTCATCTTCCTGTGGATGCCGCCAGCCGCCGTGGTCAAGGATGGCCACCTCTCGCTCTTCATCTACTTCACCCTGATGATGTTCCTGTTCGACGGCATATACACCTTGGTCATCCTGAACTGGACCGCGCTGTTCCCCGAGATGTTCCCGAGCTTGAGGGACAGGGCTGCGGTGTCGATGTGGCGTCAGGTGTTCGGAAACCTCGGGCTCGTCGTGGGTATAGCGCTTGCGCCGATGGTCTATGCCAATCTGGGCTGGCCTGCAATGGGTATCATATATGGCGTGGTGACGGCTTTGTCCATCGCGATCTCGCTCCTAGGGAGCCGCGAGACCGGACCCCGGGCCGGCGAAGAGCCGCTCAATGTGTTCCCGGCGCTCAGACACACCGTCGCAAACAAGTCTTTCATGACGTATGTCGTCCCTTGCATGCTCATAGAGTTCACCTTCGTTCTCATCATGGCGATAGTGCCGTTCTACTCGAAATACGCCCTGAGAATAGCAGAGGACCAATCCTCGCTGCTCTTCGGCGCGGTGTTCCTCATGGTCTTCGTCGCCTTGGCTCCCTGGACGCGATACACAGTGAAGGTGGGCCCAAAACAAGCTATGTCCAGCGCCATAGCCTTGTTCGCGGTTGCCCTGGTGCCTTTCGGGCTGGCGAGAGGCCTCACGATGGGCATCGCGTGCGGCGCGCTCCTGGGACTCGGCCTTGCCGGGCTCATGCTGCTCTTTGATGTCCTAATCGCCGACGTCATCGACGAGGACGAGGTCCGGACGGGCCGCCGGCGAGAGGGAATGTACTTCGGCGCGAACGCGCTCTTCATCAGGCTTGGCGTCTCCGCTCAAGCTCTCGTGATGAGTCAGGTGCTCAAAGCCAGCGGCTACGACCCGAACCTCGCGGCGCAGCCGCCCTCTGTGGAGACAGGGGTCCGGTTCCTGACGGCGGGTGTGCCCGTGATAGCGCTCGTCCTGGCGTTCCTAGTCCTCAGGATGTACCCCCTGCACGGTGACACCCTGGCGATGATCAAGCGCGAACTCGGCTCAAGACGAAAAGATAGTATGGCTGGCGCTGAGGGCGGAGAAGCTGCCTGA
- a CDS encoding aminotransferase class I/II-fold pyridoxal phosphate-dependent enzyme, translating to MQRNMRNAEKHETNEVNARPSCDAACDAARGGVGGSAPGNTPGSAPSSALTNALTDRITQREGCARAPAPAHADDHDDQSAAPLVRAVTEYAARNPRRFHMPGHKGKGGAALFLWPDGFLGPDGALSRHVTNVDVTEVEGLDDLHEPEGAIKEAESLAAQAYGADRTFFLVNGSTCGLHAAIMATCGPDDEVIVSRDTHVAVAGGLVLSGARPVYVVPEVDELFAIPLGPTVEALVEEIRRHPRARAVVLTSPNYYGVSPDIKTLVAAAHDYGRIAVVDEAHGAHLPFHEALPPSALEARADVVVSGAHKTLPAMTQASFLHLKGGAVDPETVRRMLRLVETTSPSYVLMASLDAARRVAAMRGRDLLSGVLTSAAAARERLSRLPGVQCLDGARLASRGFVHDPTKLVISFAGLLHCGVTGVEIARLLREAHGIWVELADARNVLAILTMADSQDDVDRLVSAIEYEVGRVRAGDAACLPGLRNDDRDRAAGRLAPETAACDALRHIPPLRMTPRQAAIARTEWVPVHAARGRIAADVIVPYPPGIPVLCPGEEITERITEFVRAALSQGGKLRLRGVRNDGSVLVVADR from the coding sequence GTGCAAAGGAATATGCGGAACGCTGAGAAGCATGAGACGAACGAGGTCAACGCGCGTCCATCGTGCGACGCCGCGTGCGACGCCGCACGAGGCGGCGTGGGGGGCAGTGCACCGGGCAACACACCGGGCAGTGCGCCGAGCAGCGCGCTAACGAACGCACTGACAGACAGAATCACCCAAAGGGAGGGGTGCGCCCGGGCGCCCGCGCCGGCACATGCCGACGATCACGACGACCAGAGCGCCGCCCCGCTCGTGCGGGCGGTCACGGAATACGCCGCGCGGAACCCCCGCCGGTTCCACATGCCCGGCCACAAGGGGAAGGGAGGCGCGGCGCTCTTTCTGTGGCCTGACGGATTCCTGGGGCCTGACGGAGCGCTCTCGCGGCACGTCACCAACGTGGATGTCACCGAGGTGGAAGGGCTTGACGACCTCCACGAGCCCGAGGGCGCGATTAAGGAGGCCGAGAGCCTTGCCGCGCAAGCTTACGGCGCCGACCGAACCTTTTTCCTGGTAAACGGTTCAACCTGCGGCCTTCACGCGGCCATAATGGCGACGTGCGGGCCTGACGACGAGGTCATCGTGTCGCGGGACACGCACGTAGCCGTCGCGGGCGGCCTCGTCCTGTCTGGCGCGCGCCCTGTTTACGTCGTGCCCGAGGTGGACGAGCTATTCGCCATTCCGCTCGGCCCCACGGTTGAGGCGCTCGTGGAGGAGATCCGCCGCCACCCTCGCGCGCGGGCCGTCGTCCTCACCAGCCCCAACTACTACGGGGTTTCGCCAGACATCAAGACCCTGGTGGCCGCGGCGCACGATTATGGTAGAATAGCAGTGGTAGACGAGGCGCACGGCGCCCACCTCCCGTTTCACGAGGCGCTTCCGCCATCCGCGCTGGAAGCGAGGGCGGATGTAGTGGTCTCCGGGGCGCACAAGACTCTGCCGGCAATGACCCAAGCATCGTTCTTGCACCTCAAGGGCGGGGCGGTGGATCCGGAGACGGTCCGGCGGATGCTGCGCCTGGTAGAGACCACGAGTCCGTCTTACGTCCTGATGGCGTCGCTGGACGCGGCGAGGCGCGTTGCGGCCATGCGGGGGCGCGATCTCCTGAGCGGGGTTCTCACGTCAGCCGCGGCCGCGAGGGAGCGGCTATCCCGCCTTCCCGGCGTGCAGTGCCTGGATGGAGCGAGGCTTGCATCTCGTGGCTTTGTGCACGACCCGACCAAGCTCGTGATATCGTTCGCGGGCCTGCTTCATTGCGGGGTGACGGGGGTTGAGATCGCGCGGCTGCTCCGCGAGGCCCATGGGATTTGGGTGGAGCTCGCCGATGCCCGAAATGTTCTGGCTATACTGACGATGGCCGATTCCCAAGATGACGTGGATAGGCTCGTCTCGGCTATTGAGTACGAAGTGGGTCGCGTGCGGGCGGGCGACGCAGCATGTCTGCCCGGTCTCCGGAATGATGACAGAGATCGTGCTGCGGGGCGGCTTGCGCCGGAAACGGCAGCATGCGACGCCCTGAGGCACATACCCCCGCTCAGGATGACACCGCGCCAGGCCGCTATCGCGCGGACGGAGTGGGTGCCCGTGCACGCGGCCCGCGGAAGGATCGCAGCGGATGTCATCGTGCCGTACCCGCCGGGCATCCCGGTGCTGTGCCCGGGTGAGGAGATCACCGAGAGGATCACGGAGTTCGTGCGCGCAGCGCTGTCCCAGGGCGGCAAGCTCCGACTTCGGGGGGTGCGGAACGACGGGTCAGTCCTGGTCGTCGCCGACCGATGA